From Aegilops tauschii subsp. strangulata cultivar AL8/78 chromosome 5, Aet v6.0, whole genome shotgun sequence:
TTAAATAACTAGGGTACGCTCTAATTTTCTCTCCCCCGACGGCTTGGCATGGTTCCGGCCATCCATCTATTTAGGGGGTGTTTTgttcagggactttttagtcgcagagactagaaaaagtccctaaaaagttcctatgaaccaaatgggagggactttttctacagggactagaaaaagactctactagagagtcttttttgattactctatgggactagaaaaagtcgtaggacttctgaaccaaacacccccttatACCCCGGCCATTGGGATGTGCGAATACACACTGGGCTCGTTTGCTCACTTCATCTCACAAAGTTAACTAGTACAATAATGGCGACTCCGGCGTTCATCTCGCCTcccctcgtcttcctcctcctcctcgtgtCCTTCACAGCCTGCACCGACGCGACTGTCTTCTTCATCAAGAACCAGTGCCCCTTCACGGTGTGGGCAGCCGCCACACTGTCTGCCTACATTCACAAAGTGGAGGTGGCGCGGAGCTGACACCCGGCGCGACGTGGGAACTGCAGTTTGTCAAGAACGCCACCGACGGCAGGATATGGGCACGCACCCGCTGCTCTTTCGACCCTTCCACCGGCCGCGGGGGCTGCGAGACCGGCGACTGCGATGGCGTGCTGCTCTGCGTCGTCGCTAGGAAGCCGTCCATGACGCTGGCCGAGTTCACCATCGGGTACGGCGGCGCCCCGGGCAGGTACGACATCTCGGTGGCGTACGGCTTCAACGTGCCCATGGACCTGTCCTGCAGCGATGCCAACGTGATCCGATGCAGGGACGCAGACTGCCCCGACGGCATCCACGGCTAAGGCAACGGCAAGTACTGTTAGAGTTGTGTCAAATATTGTGTGCAAGGTAGGTTACAGCTGGACTCtgagttgtattgtgtttagatagggtatggagtcgtgtcctagtatgacacttgtatcctaggtcTCTCATATATAGTGacggtagacacacgatgtaacctatgccaacataatagcacagaaacgcaggggaagccggcggcatgtgccggtgtccagggcgactgggtgcggtattgtagcggtgtcatggggaggagcgcccatagtcaggccccgggatgtagccatatcgatGAATCTCGTTAACAAATCTGGGTGTCATGCTTGTGTGATTGCTTGGCCCTCGGTTAATTGATGAAGcgcctcggatttattctaacaagtaCCACAAGTGCCAGGGCAACGACCACTACCAGCTTCGCTACTACGTCATCTTGTGCCCATGATGTGATGGAGACCTTGCGTGCGTGCCTTCTTGGGCACAGCTTGAGCTTGTTAGCCATTTGATCTTGACCATATTGTCTCCACTAATGTATGGAAAATAAAGTAATGAATTGAAACTACAACcttctattttattttattttgagaAAGAAACTATGGAACGTGTCATGTGTGTGTCTCTCATGTCATCTTGTGTTTGGTTAGTCTTGGAGCGGATGATCTTAGAAACTTTGGAATTGCTTGAACGAGAGATTTTCTTCAATGTCAGTGACCAAGGCTTCACATTGGATTGATCTACGAGATTCACCACCGTCAAAAACAATCTTGTCGTCTGACAATGACTGCCCTTTAGGACACACGCGCGTAGTCGAGAATGACTAATTGGGACACGGCCAACCTTCTTAATTAATTGTCACCAAGGACGTGTGAAGGACATATTCCAAAGCATATCAAGAAATCCATGAAAGGAAAGATAACAAACTTTGTGACCAAGGCTTTCCAGTTTTTCATGCACACCAGCAGTGTATAATCTTGGTGTTGTTTTTTAGAAGCAGGAAAGGCCGGTAATGGAAAAGCCgattttttttttggaaatggaggcATATCCCCTGGAAAAGCCGAATTGATGCACGACACCTTAAAATGAAGTCCCAGGTCTCTGCATCAAGCAAAATTAAAGAGAATGGGAGAGTCCCCTCGCCCCCCTCGCGCCGCCCCCGTGGGCGACCcggggggaaaccctagtcgCACTCCCCCTCAAGCCCTCTCGCCTCCCACcctcctcgccgccgtccgcAGCGCCACCAGGCAAAGCCTGGCCGGCAGGGCGGCGGCGGGACTTCTTCCCCTTCAAGCATCTCCACCGGCGCGGGACAGCTGGATTGCGAGGAGCTGCTGGGTTTGCATGGGGTCCGGCGGCACGGCGGCTGGGCTTCCCTTGTCGACGTTGTGCGcggtgcggcggcggcagcggcgagaTCCCATCGCGCGGTGTGGTGATGGCTACGCGGCAGGAGGTTGCGGGTGTCGCCGGGTTCAGATCGGATCTCGATCTGATGCTGGACACGGTCGGCCGGCGCGGGGTGGTGGTCTTCGCCGCTGGCTGCGTCGGATCGTCTGATTCGACGCCTGGATATCTACCACGGATGTCTTCTCTATCCCATGGCAATCTCATCTATGTAAGTTTCGGTTCTTGGCTCGCTGCCGGATCCGGAGCAGACAAGATTGGTGGTATAGGATGGGGACAGGAGGAAACTTTGGTCAGCTGGACCGGCCTGGCATCGGCGACGTCCCTCAAACGTCGTTACCCTTCCTGGATGCAAAGCCGAGGTCCCTCCTATCCACCTCCGAATACCTCCCGGACGAAAGTCCTAAATTCAGATTGgattgggcggcggcggcgtcttgcACGTCGTAACCTCCATGGAGGCGCCGTCTTGGGAGGCTCAGTTGTTCGGGGAGAGGTGCTAGGGGTGGTGGACTCCGCGTAGCTCCAACAGCGGCGACGGTGTGGAGGTTGGCAGGAGGAGCGGCGTTGTATCTACCACGTCGATGACGATGAGTATTGGCGGCATGGTGCAGCTGCATATCGACGACTGATGCGGCTGGATGGACGAGCGCAGGGCGGCGGAACTGTCTGGCGccatggtggcgtcgacggcagcgAGACCGGGCAAGGTTGATGCAACAGTACAacactgaagatggattggtggcaggtggctgcggcggcctcatactcggcaggcgtcctggttgaggagtgcgccggactggtgggtgccccatacccggcaggcgtcctggttgggacctcaggtcttagatgttaggtttggctgcaaggtctgtttggtattaggcccagactatcagcgccccttcatcaactggttaggagtagcgacagatgttgcctagatGGTGGCTTTAGTCCTACTATTGTATGACTTTGTACGGTCTTGTGTGAACAATTAATAAAGTGACTGCATGCATcatccagatgcagaggccgggggtcaccctatttttctaaaaaaaatcaaaCAAAATCATATACTTCGTCTGAAAATTATATTGGCTACCAAGCCACAAATGTATGATGGTGCTATTACTGAGCTCTGTACACATGGGTGGACTAACAAAAATAACAACACGAGACAGTCGATCGAGTACTCATAGCAAACTTGTGGGTTTCTGCACCACGTGGCTTGTTCATTCACTGTATCAAAAGCAGGAAATGTTGGCAATGGTTCAATGTATCAACTCTCAAGCAAACCGTGTTGGACCAAAATCTGCACGAAGCAAATGCGTGGATTGCTGATGGTGCAATAATCCACGCATACATTATATCTAATTCTTCACACATCCATATACGCATGCATtgctttcttcttcttttgcatGTCGTCAAAAGACGCGTGTGCGTACGCCGGTCGCCGGCAACGGAATCGTATCGACCGCAGTCAAGTTATTATCCTACTACATGAAGAGCTGGAAGGGTCGGACGCGTATCAAGCTGAAGGGCGGTGGCGCGGCGATACCTCGCTGCTGGCACCTTGTGCGTCTTTGGAGTAGAACACTTTATTGACTTTTCTTTTTACGGGTGTCACATGTGGTGCGACCAACCTAGACTACTTTCACTCAACCAAAGCAGAAGAACTGTGGACCTTGGTGGAAAAGCACCGGAACATCCTTGCAGGGGAGAGCGTCATGTTCGAGAAACTTAAGCTTCTTCTGGCTGGGCGGACTTCTGCAGCAAGCCTTGTCCTCACgcaagcaatgcaatggaaggacGTGTGTTGACATACATCTCTATGGAGCTTGCGGATATCCGAGAGGTGATGAGGGTGTGTTCCTTTGATAAGGGGCAAGTAAGTTATAGAAATGATAACATCCGCAGTGAGCTTCTGGAAAAGCCGATACGAGAGCAGGACCTCGCCTGATCTTGAAGTGCTGATTAGTCATCTCCAAGCGGTGGTGGCTCGCCTGGGAGGGAAGGATGACACCCCTATTGAAGCGGCGCGCCACCGCTTGGAGGTGGCCAATTAACACTTCAAGATCGGGCAGGGTCCCGCTCTTGTATTGGCTTTTCGAGGAGCTCATTGCCGATGTTATCATTTATATATCTTGCTCCTTATTAAGAGATCGTTCCCTCCGTGCCTCTTTGATATCTGCAAGCTCCATGAACATTTCAGTTTGCATTGCTTATAGGCTAGAGGACGAGGCTTGGTGTAGAAGTCTGCTTAGACAGAGGAAGCTTAAGTTTGTCAAACAAGACATTCTCCCCGGCAAGGATGCTTCGGTGATTTTCGATGAAGGCCCGGAGTTCTTTTGATCCGGGGCAGTAAAAGGCATCCAGGTTGGTCACGTTACTCATGACCCTtgtaaaaaaaaattcaaacaaagTGGTCTACTCCAAAGAATGCACAAAATAACAGGAGCAATACGTACCAGTAGGAGGTGACCTTGGCTTCTTTAGAACCACCCGCAGTTCTTCTCATTTGAGCGTCACCCATGGATGCTTTTTGTCCACTTCAATGACGCCAATCGGCGCTCTCGAAGATGAGAGCTACTAGTAACTTAACGTATCGTCTCACATGCTTGATTAATAGGCTGCTAGGTCGTAATCCATAAAGGTAGCTTACTTACCATGCAACTAGTGATAGTACATGTGGGTACCTTCCCAACGGATCCTTGGATCATGCCAATATACTCAAGTAACTCTGACAGACTCATTGACACACAGGGCGTTGGATCGATGGCGGGATCAACAGGGCGGCTAACACCATGATAGCAGCTTTGCGTCTTTGCCGTGGTAGTCTCCTAGCGCCGGCGGCGCCGGCAAACCTGAGCAGCGCCTGCCGGTTGGCGATCGGGATTGGGGGTGCAGCGAGCCATAGCGGCGGCAGGAAACCCTAGCAATTCGCGATTGGGAGATCAGATCGATTTTGGATTAGAACAACGCAGACGTATACAGAAAGATAAACTTGCAGGCTACTCTTTGGGCTTCGGTTTGCATGGTCAAATTTGTAGCGTTAAGTTTGGGCTCAATTGCATAATATACTCGGACCTC
This genomic window contains:
- the LOC109764481 gene encoding thaumatin-like protein PWIR2, which translates into the protein MATPAFISPPLVFLLLLVSFTACTDATVFFIKNQCPFTFVKNATDGRIWARTRCSFDPSTGRGGCETGDCDGVLLCVVARKPSMTLAEFTIGYGGAPGRYDISVAYGFNVPMDLSCSDANVIRCRDADCPDGIHG